The genomic stretch AGAACTGATGGGACATTGTCTCCTCCAGGAAGTCCCCCAGCCcctctcctcctgctgctgctgccccCAGAGAGTTGGATGCTCTGTGATTTCACCATCTTTCCCGCCTGTCCTGATGTGGCAGCTGAGTGGCTAGAAAGAGGGCATTGTGGCCTCTATAGCCACGGCTAATATGCATGATAGGATACTATGAGCCAGGATGCACAGAGCGCTTTGCACACCCCACTTCACTGAATACCACAACAACCCctagagcagggatctcaaactcaatttacctgggggccacaggaggcaaagacGCAGGGCCGTATAAAGGATTTcgtttaccgaatattcgcaataaaaaaatcgcattaggggccgggtaggtggcgctggaggtaaggtgtctgccttgcaagcgctagccaaggaaggaccgcggttcgatcccccggcgtcccatatggtccccccaagccaggggcgatttctgagcacatagccaggagtaacccctgagcgtcaaacgggtgtggcccaaaaaccaaaaaaaaaaaaaaaaaaaaaaaaaaaaaaaatcgcattagtaaaaaaacaatcgcgggcccagagagatagcacagcggtgtttgccttgcaagcagtcgatccaagaccaaaggtggttggtttgaatcccggtgtcccatagggtcccccgtgcctgccaggagctatttctgagcagacagccaggagtaacccttgagcaccgcagggtgtggcccccaaaaaaaaaaaatcacaaaaaattgattaaacatttgcatacccaaacggaactgctcgggggtatgtgaatgtttaatgtgattttttcttactaatgcgatttttattgcaattatttggtaaccgaataatcatgaatactgcgatatttgaaggccagcctcgGGCCACAAATGACCGCgagccgcaagtttgagaccctgctCTAGAGGAAGGTGGTGATATCTTACTGTTGTAGGAAGGAACTTCGGGCTTGGTACATACTGGGTTCTTTGTCCTAGAGGCCACAGTCTCCAGCCTCTTTGGAAGAAACCAggactgactctctctctctctctctctctctctctctctctctctctctctctctctctctctctctctctctctcacacacacacacacacacacacacacacacacacagtcccatCTTTCTGAGCCCTGAGTCCCCACTTAGCACAATATTTAGCAAGCAGGTTCTCAAGCAAGTTAGAAGAATCGGGGTAAGACTGCGAAAGCATCTCAtgcctccctctgtccctcctacCTATATTTGCACCTGTGTGAGTTCATCTCTCACACATCCCCACTCTTCAGGGCCATTCTTCCGTGGCACTCCCTCTACTCCTTTTTGCAATTGGAAGGGCTCAAGCCTGAGCACCCAGGAAGTAAATAGCTGAGGCAGATGCACACACCTCAAAACAGTACTTCTGAAGTATACACAGTCCTATAAACAGATGAGAAATCGTTTCAATTTACAAAAAGCAAGAAGCCAGTGAAGATGCTGTCGCAGCCCCTCAACCCAGTTAGGAGAgtcaattcaggggccagagagatagcatggaggcaaggacatttgccttgcatgcagaaggatggtggtttgaatcccggcatcccatatggtcccccaagcctgccaggagcaatttctgagcatagagcctggagtaacccctgagcgctgccgggtgggacccaaaaaccaaaaaaagaaaagaaaagaaaaaagagagagagagagagagagtcagttcATCTGATTtgatcctccctccaccccatcctCAGGGTAGGGTCATCCAGAGTATGAGAAAGGGGCACACGCCAAGGGGCCAGCCCCGAGGGAGCTCGGAAAGGGAGCTTGGAGCTTGGATGGGGACTCACGGGCCGCCTCTCTCCCAGGATGGCTACATAGACTTCATGGAGTATGTGGCGGCGCTCAGCTTGGTTCTCAAGGGCAAGGTGGAACAGAAACTGCGCTGGTACTTCAAGCTCTATGATGTGGACGGCAATGGATGCATCGACCGGGCTGAGCTGCTCACCATCATCAGGGTAAGTGCAGCTGCAAACAGCTGGGTGGGTGGAGTGGGGCCATTTGAGGGGCTGGGAAAATGGAGGGGCAGGTCCACTAGAAGGAGAGACTGGCTCACTGGAGAGAGGTCATTAGAGGGGTGAGGCCTGGGGAGTGGGCCATTAGCAGTGTGGCATTGGATGCATCATCAGAGGGGACAGACAGGCACCTGGCACTTAGGGCGAGTTGAGAGGCCCAGGCTTAggtctccagccccaagttctgCTGTCTACCAGTGGACAGACAGCATTGGGCCTGCAGGTTCTGATGCTGCAGCCACGGACGTTCCTTCCCTCcgcctcagtttcctcacctgTACCCAGAGACTAGAGAGGCCTCGAGTCCCAGATCTGCTTCTCTGCCTCCCTGCATTCGGGTATCTTGGAAGGCCCAGGAGCAAGGGTTGCCTGTCCTAGCCCAGAATTAGGGCAGGTTTTCTCAaaccttctccttcctccccaggCCATCCGAGCCATTAACCCCTGCAGCGACTCCACCATGACTGCTGAGGAGTTCACAGAAACCGTGTTTACCAGAATTGATGTCAACGGGGATGGTGAGGAGATTGTTGGGAGACCCTAGGATACTGGGGTGCCCGGGATGGAAAGGCAGCTGAGGAAGGGGTGAGAGGCAGGGGCATCCCCTTTTCCACCCTGCTCCACTCCTCAGCTGTGTTTCAGAAATTCCTTCCCCACCCCAGCTTGAAGCTTTGCCTGCTTCACTTCCAGCTGCTTCCCCCAATGTTGCTTCTGCCTCCCCTTTGCCAGACTCTTGCTGGTGATGGAGCTGGGGTGCGGAGGTCCTGGCCTCAGTGAAGTTCTCCTTCCATGCCTGCCTTTCTCTCCACCAGGGGAGCTGTCCCTGGAGGAATTCATGGAGGGTGTCCAGAAGGATCAGATGCTCCTGGACACACTGACCCGGAGTCTGGATCTCACCCGCATCGTGCGCAGACTTCAGAGTGGGGTGCAAGAGGAGGAGGGGAAATCGGCGAGGTGTCAGGGGCTCTCGGATGAATGAGCCCACTCCCCAACTGCATCAGTTCTGGGGCGAGGGTGTCTGTGGTGGTGCcctgttattttcatttatttcttattttatttcatttggtcCACACCTGATGGAACTTGGGGGCTGCTCTCTGCTTATGGAGAGGGAGCAATCAGAGGACTTTGTAGTTAGtatagagatcaaacccaaggctcCTCAAGGCAAAGCATGTCTGAACCGTCTCCTCTGCTCTCTGCATAGTTATTTATCTTGATAATTGGTAAAAGCTGCTTAGATAAAGGTTCTGCTGGTCTCTTGGGGTGCAAGCAGAGAAGGGCAATGTTGGGAGTGCAAAGCAGGGGACAGTGAAAGATGAAATTTAATCTCTGGGTGATTCAGTTGATGGACCTGAGGGAATACCTTTGGCATCTCTCTGGCATCAAGCTTCTTCCAGGTTTTCCTGCTCAGTTTCTCCATCTTCACTTTGACTATGGACTCTTCTAGATGGAGCTAGAACCAGGAACCCTGATTGGGGTCCCAAGCTCCACTCCAGTGCTTCATTCAGCCAGAGACCCTGCCCAAGGGCCCTGGAGTCCACTTGTGAGATTGTCCTGATTCCCTTCCACAAGCACCTATTAGTCATGTTACACATACAAGGAATTTGCTGGCAGATGGAGAAGCATATAAGACAAGCAACActcccccctcccctcaaaaaggacccagtgatagcacagtggtagggcatttgccttgtacgcagcagaCCTGTGACAGATCCGGGTtgtatccccggcatcccatatggttccccaagcctgccaggagtgaattctgagcccagagccaggagtaacctctgagcgcctcttggtgtggtccaaaaaaaaaaaaaaaaaaaaaaaaaaaagacaagcactaGCACAG from Suncus etruscus isolate mSunEtr1 chromosome 18, mSunEtr1.pri.cur, whole genome shotgun sequence encodes the following:
- the GUCA1A gene encoding guanylyl cyclase-activating protein 1; amino-acid sequence: MGNVMEGKSVEELSSTECHQWYRKFMSECPSGQLTLYEFRQFFGLKNLTPWASQYVEQMFETFDFNKDGYIDFMEYVAALSLVLKGKVEQKLRWYFKLYDVDGNGCIDRAELLTIIRAIRAINPCSDSTMTAEEFTETVFTRIDVNGDGELSLEEFMEGVQKDQMLLDTLTRSLDLTRIVRRLQSGVQEEEGKSARCQGLSDE